The Lusitaniella coriacea LEGE 07157 DNA segment GGGTGGCTCAACGCGCATATACCGCTCACCGCAAAGTACGCTGGGATCTCTATCTATAGGCGGAAACATCACTTTCACTTGTCGCTCAGCCCAATTTATGACTTCCTGGCGCTCTACTGGATTGAGTTCTTGGGCAATTTTTCGTAGCACTCGAACTGGAAAAGTGTTACGTCGAGCTTGGCTCATTAGTGTTACCTCCATACATCTGGATGACTTGCCACCAAGGGGATTGGGTGGAGCAATATCAAAAATTTCATATCGAGCTTCCTCGAAGTTGCGATAGAGTTTTTCAATATCGGGTACGAGTGGCTCTAAGACAGCCGGAGGTGGAATTCGATCGTGTCGTTGGAGAAGAAAGGTTAACCTCAAAACCGAATGCCAGTGGCAGAGAGGAGTATGACTCTCGTGGGGTCGAAAATAACGCCTCACCCAGCGCTCTAATTCCAAGGCGACTGCAACTCCTCCTTGCTCGGCAAGTTGGTGCATTGCCTGCAAAATCCCCAACGGATAGATTGTTTCCAATTCCTCTCTAGTTATAGGTTCTGGGCTTTCGGATATAACTTTGAGCGCAGCAAGGTTTTGGAGATAGATTTCTTCCCAGAGGGAGGAGTTATCTTGCACGAGTTGGGGAATGTCTAGGAGGGGAAGAAAAGGCTTAACCCAAGGAAGAACGGGTAGAGACAAGGCTCGTAACCATTGGAACTGACTTAATTCTTCCCGCAGTTTCTGTGAAATTTGACTATCTTTTGCATTCTTCATTGTTGAGACTTAGTTCCTCATCTAAATTAACTCCAACTTGCTAGTTATTAGCCCAACCCTTGTTGTCATGATGAAACAAACAAAGAACGAAGATTTATTTTGAAAGAAAAGAGAAACATCATGCGGATTAAGATTTAGGAATATAGCGCTTCTCTAATTCATGAGGTAGATATTCTAATGCCCATTGCCTCAAGCTTTAAGCTTTGTACCTTACCAGACTGAGAAACGCCTTAATTACTTTTTAGGACGAAATTGTTTCTCAATGATTTTGACCACGGCTTCTCTGGGAAGAAAACGGGAGATGTTCGCGATCGCGTGATTTCCCATTTCCCCAATCACCACACTACAATGTCCCTTATCCATCGCCTTTAGGGCTTCTTTCGCCACGTATTCCGGAGTTACAGATTCTTTCTCTGCATCCTTACTATTCTCAAAAGGATCGAACCCCGCCACCTCAAAAAACTTCGTTTTAGTGGGGCCCGGACACACTGCAAGGATATTAACTCCCGTATCCTGATTTTCTGCCCAAAGTGCCTCGCTGAAGTGGAGAATAAACGCCTTAGTTGCCGCATAAACCGCTAAATAGGGCATGGGTTGAAAGGCGGTAATTGAAGAAATATTGAGGATGTGTCCGCGCCCGCGCTGTTGCATCAAAGGCAAGAAATGATAGGTTAAATCCACCAATGCCAGTACATTGAGATGCAGGATTCCCAGTTGTTTCGTTCGGGAATTTTGGGCAAATTTCCCATAGTCTCCAAACCCCGCGTTATTGATTAAAAGATCGATTTCAATGCCCTTTTGTTGTACCCGCTCAAAGACATTTTCAACCGCATTGGGTTCGGTTAAATCCCGAACGATAACCTCAACTCGAACCCGATCGCGCAACTGTTGAGCCAATTGTTCTAGTTTATCGCGCGATCGCGCCACCAACACCAAATTTATCCCGCGTTCGGCAAGGGCTTTCGCCAATGCCTCGCCAATTCCAAAAGAAGCACCCGTAATTAAAGCTGTAGACATCGATTCTGTGCGCGCGACTTCACCAATTTTCCCACGATCGCGCGACTCCCTTAAACTAAAAGGTAGACTCACCGCGATCGCGTCCAATGAACTCCAACCCCATTGACTGGCAACGCATTGCCGCAGAATACGCCCAAAAAACCCGTTCTCCCCGCCTTGCCGAACCCAAAAGCCCCTACCGCACCTCACCCACCGGAACGCCCCAAATCCCCGCCTCCCAACCGCTCAGAGACTATCAACACCAAGCCGTCCTGCGCTGGTTGCAAAACCAAGGACGCGGAACCCTAAAAATGGCAACCGGAAGCGGAAAAACCATCGTTGCCCTCGCCATCACCACCGAACTCTACGAAAAAATTCGCCTGCAAGTTCTCCTCGTCGTTTGCCCCTATCGCCATCTCGTAACCCAGTGGGCAAGGGAATGCGAAAAATTCAACCTCCATCCCCTACTCGCCTTTGAAAGCGTTCGCCAGTGGCAAAATCAACTCTCAACGCAACTATACAACATTCAATCCGCCCAACAACCTTTCCTCACCCTCATCACCACCAACTCCACCTTTCTCACAGAAAGCTTTCAATCCCAACTCAAATTTTTCCCCGCAAAAACCCTCATCATCGGTGATGAAGCCCATAACCTCGGTTCGCCGCAACTCGAAGCTAAACTCCCCCGCACCATTGGACTGCGCCTCGCCCTTTCCGCCACCCCCGAACGCTACTTTGACGATCGCGGAACAGATCTGTTACTCAATTACTTTGGGGACATCCTGCAACCCGAATTCACCCTCGCCGATGCCATCCAACAAGGCGCACTCGTCCCCTACCTCTACTACCCCTTATTTGTCCATCTCAGCGAAGCAGAAACCCGCACCTACGCCAAACTCACCCAGCGAATTGGCTGGGCAATGGCAGAAAATGAGAACATGGTAACCAACACTACCTTAACCGCGTTGTTGATGCAGCGATCGCGCCTGATTGGTTCTGCGGTTAACAAACTCGCAACATTGCGCTATTTAATGAGCCAGCGATTGCACACCACCCACACCCTCTTCTACTGCGGCGACGGTTATATTGAAGGCGGTTCCAAACGCCAACTCGCTGCCGTTACTCGCCTGCTAGGATCGGAATTAGGCTATCGCGTTAACACCTATACCGCCGATACCCCCCTCAAAGAACGGGAACGGATGCGCGAACAATTTGAACGGGGAGAATTGCAAGGATTAATCGCCATTCGCTGCTTAGACGAAGGGATCGATATTCCTGCGATTCAAAACGCCGTAATCCTCGCGAGTACAAGCAACCCTCGTCAATTTATTCAGCGTCGCGGACGAATCCTGCGTCCCCATCCCGGCAAAAAACGGGCAACCCTTTTCGATACAATTGTCATTCCACCGGAGTTAGATCGCGAAACCTGGGAAATCGAACGTAACTTATTGCGCAAAGAATTACAGCGTTTTCTGGAATTTGCCGAATTAGCCGACAACGCCACCGAAGCGAAAACAAAATTATTGGCTCTTCAGGAAGAATACGAATTATAGTAATTCTCTATCTGGTGAGATAAGCTAAAACACATCTAAATTGGGTACTGGGCGCTCTGTATCAAAGCCATCTCCCCATCTCCCCATCTCCCCATCTCCCCTAGGTCGGCTTGCGTCCTCTGAGGAGGTGGCGACATCTGAGGTTTCCTCAGATGCTTGTGACCGCCGTGAAACCTCAGAGACGTTCCGACCTCTCCCCGTCACCCGGTCACTGAGCGTGTCGAAGTGCCGTCACCCCGTCTCCGTGTCTCCCCGTCTCCGTTTCCGCCCTAACTAAGGCGATTCAAACGGATTTTATACCACTTGCCTGTAATTGTTGCATGAAGAAATCTTCAAGGGAATATCGGGCGCGACTCATGCTGACGAGTTCGGCATTCATCAAGCGCAAGGTTGCGAGGAATTCTTGCGGTTCGCTGTTGAGTTGTCCGTGCCAGCCATCGTATTTAAAGGTTAAATTTGCGACCCAACGCTGGAGGATTTCTTCGGTACCGCCACGACCGACAACTTGGTAAGCATCAGTCGTACCGAGAAGTTCGTCAAGGGAACCGGAACAGATGAGTTCGCCGCGATTTAGAATGGCAACGCGATCGCAGATTTGCTCGACATCTGCCAAAATGTGAGAGTTGAAGAAGACGGTTTTTCCTTGGTCTTGAAGAGAGAGGATAATTTGCCGCATTCGGTAGCGTCCCATTGGGTCTAAACCGGACATGGGTTCGTCGAGAAAGACCAATTCGGGGTCGTTAATGAGCGCTTGCGCCATGCCGACGCGCTGTAACATTCCTTTGGAATACTGGCGCAATTGTTTATTTTTGACGGTGGATTGTTCCAATCCTACCAAGTCGAGTAATTGGGGAATCCGATCGCGCCGCACCGATGGCGAGAGTTGAAATAACCCCCCGACAAATTCCAGGAATTCCCAACCCGTAAGATAGTCGTAGAAGTAGGGATTTTCTGGCAAGTAACCGAGGCGTTGCTTTGCCGCGCGATCGCCCAAAGGACTGCCAAAGATACTACCGCGTCCGGAGGTGCGCCGCACGATGCCCAGCAGAACTTTTAGGAGGGTGGTTTTCCCCGCACCATTGGGCCCTAGCAAACCGAAGGTTTCTCCGGGATAAACGCTGAGGGAGCAGCGTTTGAGGGATTCGATTTTTTGATTCATCCAAAACCCCGTGCGGTAAACCTTTCGCAGTTTCCACGTCTGGACGATGGGTTCGGGTCGATCTGAAGTAGGGGTTGGGTTAACAGCAGAATCCATAACGATCAGTCTAACTCGCCTTCCATGACTGCCGCGATCGCGGCTTTGGCATTATCTTGGAATTCTCGAATATTGACGCGATTGAGAAACCAAATTGAGGCAATCATTCCCACTGCTTGCAGAGCAAAAACGCTGCTGTAGGCGAGAACGGGCAAATCAAAGACAATTTTACCCAAATTTAGCACGCCGCCGCCGAGAACGGTTGCTAGACCTCGCGCAACTGCTTGAGAGAGTCCCCACGCCCCAATGAATGTCCCGGCAGTTTCGGCTGCGGTTAAATCGAGCATTAAACTGGTTGCCCCGGCGGTAATAATCCCAGCCGATAGACCGAAGAATAGCAAACTCGCTCTCAATAAATTGGGATTAACGGTAAATCCAGACAAAATAATCAAACCAAAGCAAACCGCGGCGGCGATACAGCCGAGTTTTGTCGTTCGTTTTTTACCCAAACGCGGAAGCAGTAAGAACCCCGTTGAGCTAATACCCAGTAGCGTTCCCGTCCCGAAGGGAATATTGAGTTTCGTGGTGTCGGCAATGCACAGCCCAAAAACTTCGCCGCCGTAGGGTTCCAAGACCGCATCTTGCATAAAAAGGCTAATGGTGAGGACGAGGAGAAAGCTGAAAAATAGCCCGGTTTGTCGGCTGGCGGTGAGGACGCGCAGGGCGCGAGAGAGGGTTACTTTGTCTTCCCGCGCGATCGCGCTTGCACGGGAACGATAGCGAGAATACTTGTTTTCCACCCCAACCGTCGCCACCAAACACAACCCGAAAACAATCGCAGGCATAACCATAAACACCGGATTGATTTTCCCTTGCAGTTGGGGAATATTAGCAATTTTGCCCGTTTGCGAGGGGTCGTAGGATAAAATTGCCGTTCCGCACACTTCCGGCTGATCCAGCAGCGTCCCGCCAACGATCGCGCCAATAATAATTCCTACCATCAGCATCGACCAAACAATCCCCACCAACTGCGAGCGATTATCTTCGTCGGAAACATCTACGAGTAAGGCAGCAAAGGGCGTGGAACTGGCACTGAGAGCTAAACCGTAGAGCGCAAAAATCAATGCCAGCAGCCCCAACCAAGAATAGGTTACAAGGCTCCACCCCGTTTCTTGCAAACTCAGACCGATTTGCCACACCACTTGCAAGGCAACAAAGGATAGGATCGTAAACAACGCTGCACCGCACCATACATAGCCCGTGCGATGGTGACCGAAGAGAGATTTTCCATCGGACATTTGCCCGAACCACACCCGTGCGGGGGAAACAAACTGGTGCATCGCGATCGCGAGTCCCACTAAAAAAGGCGATACCGCTAGCTCGTCAATGGTGATACGATTGAGAACTCCTAGGGTAAGCAAGGACATAATTCCCAACCCCATTTGGAACAGTCCCAAGCGGAACATTGTTAACAAATTAATTTTGGGAAGGGGTCGATCTGAAGGAGAGGAAGAATCGACAAGATTAGACATTTTGATAGAATCGCAAGCGCCCTCAATGACAGTAACCTAGGCGGACAGTTTAACACGCGGGCGAGGGCTTGCGCGGCAGAGGCTAACGATCTTTAATTCATCTTTGGGATATAGAACTTTGCGCGACGGTAAAAGGGAATAGGGAATTAGGGAATAGAGTTTTAGAAATAAAGCTGCTAATCTTTCTCCGTGTCCCCGCGTCTCCCACTCCCCAGCCTCCCCAGCTCCCCCAGCTTCCACTGCCTAGCGATTCGAGTTATCTTAGGAATGTCCTCAACTCGTATTTTTTGCTCCTCATGCTGACCCATCACCGCAGACCCGTGTGTCTTTCTTTAATTTCTACGGATCTTCCAGTTTGGTCTACGATTGAAACGGCTGCAACCCTTTATCAAAAGGACAACGAACGATTTCATCTGCTTTTGAGTCAGCCACCTTTTCCCCAGTCCGATTCCGACGCTCAACCGGATGCATTTCCTCTGATGAATCCGCTTTCTGAAGAGAAAAAAGGATTGCTGTGGCTGGAACTTTCCCCCTACCGCGTAATCATGACCATGCAGGGTAATGGGAAACTCGGCTATCGCCATTTTTGGGAGCGTGGCGTGTATGGGATAACCCGCTATTGGTTGCACAGCGATGTGGTTGAGCGCAGTGGTTCGTTTCGCTTGCGCAACTTTACACACAGTTTGCAACTCGAAGGAGGACCCTTACCCCATAGTTTGCGACTGGAGTATGAGTTGTGGTCTGACCGCGTGCGTCTGGGCTGTTATGTTTTAAGTTTAGAGATCCACCACTAAAACTGCTCTACAATCTTTTACTGCTCAGATTGTTCTGCAAACTTCAAGGCTTGGTAGAGCATTGAGGCTAATTCAGCGCGGGTTGCAGGTTGAGAGGGGTTGAGTTGTTTGGGATTGGGAAGTTCGTCGGTGAGTCCCGCTTCCGTTGCAGCCGCGATTTGTTTGACTGCCCAGTCGTCAATTTTTTCGCGATCGCGGTACTTCTCTAATATTTCTCCCGGTGCAGCAGGAGAGTCAAGATTCAGTCCCGTTGCCAAAGTCACGAGAGCTTCGAGGCGAGTAATTTCTTTGTTGGGGCGGAAAACATCTCCCGGATACCCTTGCATAAAGCCCATTTGAACCGTTTCATCGATCCTCGGAGCCGCCCAAAAGTCCTGGGAGACATCTTCAAAGTTAATGGCACTTTCGTTTTCGGGTCGCTCGAACACTTTCGGCAGTTGAGCGGCGAATTCAGCGCGGGTGATGGGTTTGTCCGGTTGAAAAGTCCCGTCGGGAAAGCCTTCAATGATTTTGCGATCTGACAGTGCCGCGATCGCGCCGTAAGCCCAGTAATTTTCCGGAACGTCAGTGAATGGGACGACCTTGGGCATTTCCTCCGCTTCCAAAAGAGGTTCGCGAGCGACAGGTTGCTCTAAATCCGCACTAAGCGGTTGCTGAATAATCTCCTTCTCCTCTGTTTCTAAAGGAACGGGTCGAACTTCGCGCTCTCTGCGAGAAACTCTTTCCCGTAAGGGAGACTCATCAGGTTCCTCTAATATTTCCTCCTTCAACTTTCCTCGATTTCCTTCAGGCTCTATCTCCTCTTGGAACAGATTTGC contains these protein-coding regions:
- a CDS encoding SDR family NAD(P)-dependent oxidoreductase, with amino-acid sequence MSTALITGASFGIGEALAKALAERGINLVLVARSRDKLEQLAQQLRDRVRVEVIVRDLTEPNAVENVFERVQQKGIEIDLLINNAGFGDYGKFAQNSRTKQLGILHLNVLALVDLTYHFLPLMQQRGRGHILNISSITAFQPMPYLAVYAATKAFILHFSEALWAENQDTGVNILAVCPGPTKTKFFEVAGFDPFENSKDAEKESVTPEYVAKEALKAMDKGHCSVVIGEMGNHAIANISRFLPREAVVKIIEKQFRPKK
- a CDS encoding DNA phosphorothioation system restriction enzyme encodes the protein MNSNPIDWQRIAAEYAQKTRSPRLAEPKSPYRTSPTGTPQIPASQPLRDYQHQAVLRWLQNQGRGTLKMATGSGKTIVALAITTELYEKIRLQVLLVVCPYRHLVTQWARECEKFNLHPLLAFESVRQWQNQLSTQLYNIQSAQQPFLTLITTNSTFLTESFQSQLKFFPAKTLIIGDEAHNLGSPQLEAKLPRTIGLRLALSATPERYFDDRGTDLLLNYFGDILQPEFTLADAIQQGALVPYLYYPLFVHLSEAETRTYAKLTQRIGWAMAENENMVTNTTLTALLMQRSRLIGSAVNKLATLRYLMSQRLHTTHTLFYCGDGYIEGGSKRQLAAVTRLLGSELGYRVNTYTADTPLKERERMREQFERGELQGLIAIRCLDEGIDIPAIQNAVILASTSNPRQFIQRRGRILRPHPGKKRATLFDTIVIPPELDRETWEIERNLLRKELQRFLEFAELADNATEAKTKLLALQEEYEL
- a CDS encoding ABC transporter ATP-binding protein, with the translated sequence MDSAVNPTPTSDRPEPIVQTWKLRKVYRTGFWMNQKIESLKRCSLSVYPGETFGLLGPNGAGKTTLLKVLLGIVRRTSGRGSIFGSPLGDRAAKQRLGYLPENPYFYDYLTGWEFLEFVGGLFQLSPSVRRDRIPQLLDLVGLEQSTVKNKQLRQYSKGMLQRVGMAQALINDPELVFLDEPMSGLDPMGRYRMRQIILSLQDQGKTVFFNSHILADVEQICDRVAILNRGELICSGSLDELLGTTDAYQVVGRGGTEEILQRWVANLTFKYDGWHGQLNSEPQEFLATLRLMNAELVSMSRARYSLEDFFMQQLQASGIKSV
- a CDS encoding BCD family MFS transporter, translated to MKMSNLVDSSSPSDRPLPKINLLTMFRLGLFQMGLGIMSLLTLGVLNRITIDELAVSPFLVGLAIAMHQFVSPARVWFGQMSDGKSLFGHHRTGYVWCGAALFTILSFVALQVVWQIGLSLQETGWSLVTYSWLGLLALIFALYGLALSASSTPFAALLVDVSDEDNRSQLVGIVWSMLMVGIIIGAIVGGTLLDQPEVCGTAILSYDPSQTGKIANIPQLQGKINPVFMVMPAIVFGLCLVATVGVENKYSRYRSRASAIAREDKVTLSRALRVLTASRQTGLFFSFLLVLTISLFMQDAVLEPYGGEVFGLCIADTTKLNIPFGTGTLLGISSTGFLLLPRLGKKRTTKLGCIAAAVCFGLIILSGFTVNPNLLRASLLFFGLSAGIITAGATSLMLDLTAAETAGTFIGAWGLSQAVARGLATVLGGGVLNLGKIVFDLPVLAYSSVFALQAVGMIASIWFLNRVNIREFQDNAKAAIAAVMEGELD
- a CDS encoding S-layer homology domain-containing protein yields the protein MSFSPEPNPQQSPRDPDEWIAVVIAFSAIAAILFWVLGRSPNEVGLKRSPFLANLFQEEIEPEGNRGKLKEEILEEPDESPLRERVSRREREVRPVPLETEEKEIIQQPLSADLEQPVAREPLLEAEEMPKVVPFTDVPENYWAYGAIAALSDRKIIEGFPDGTFQPDKPITRAEFAAQLPKVFERPENESAINFEDVSQDFWAAPRIDETVQMGFMQGYPGDVFRPNKEITRLEALVTLATGLNLDSPAAPGEILEKYRDREKIDDWAVKQIAAATEAGLTDELPNPKQLNPSQPATRAELASMLYQALKFAEQSEQ